The following proteins are co-located in the Bacteroidota bacterium genome:
- a CDS encoding DUF3788 domain-containing protein has protein sequence MAGIKNNHMDDISIFQDKAIEPIKEDLAKKLNTTDSLWAHLHDFVLEKYPNGLTGWNYPGKKYGWSYRIKDKKRAIIYFLPRDGYFKVAFVFGEKAFNEILNSTISDEIKKELSLAKKYAEGRGIRIEVKNEIIIEDIKKLIEIKLAN, from the coding sequence ATGGCAGGAATTAAAAATAACCACATGGATGACATAAGCATATTTCAAGACAAGGCTATTGAGCCAATTAAAGAGGACTTAGCTAAAAAGCTTAACACAACCGATTCATTGTGGGCTCATCTGCATGATTTTGTTTTAGAAAAATACCCTAATGGACTTACAGGCTGGAACTATCCGGGTAAAAAATATGGATGGAGCTATCGCATTAAAGACAAGAAAAGAGCTATTATTTATTTTCTGCCAAGAGATGGATATTTTAAAGTTGCTTTTGTATTTGGTGAAAAAGCGTTCAATGAAATACTAAACAGCACAATTTCAGATGAAATTAAAAAAGAACTCAGCTTAGCAAAAAAATATGCAGAAGGAAGAGGAATTCGGATTGAAGTGAAAAATGAAATAATAATTGAAGATATCAAAAAACTGATAGAGATTAAGTTGGCTAATTAA
- a CDS encoding SnoaL-like domain-containing protein, with product MNLEQNKKNAIAFYKMAYEGNPEGAIRQYIGEEYIQHNPDVEDGTTGFVNYFNRMQKEYPDKSIEFVRCIAEGDLVALHTHQIWPENDEYITMDFFRFNNKGKICEHWDSIQQIPKKSANPNKMY from the coding sequence ATGAACCTAGAACAAAACAAGAAAAATGCTATTGCTTTCTACAAAATGGCCTATGAAGGAAATCCTGAGGGAGCTATACGTCAGTATATTGGTGAAGAGTATATTCAGCATAATCCTGATGTCGAAGATGGCACGACAGGATTCGTCAATTACTTCAATCGAATGCAAAAAGAATATCCTGATAAGTCAATAGAATTTGTCAGGTGTATTGCCGAAGGTGATTTGGTGGCACTGCATACGCATCAAATATGGCCAGAAAATGATGAATATATAACAATGGATTTTTTCAGATTTAATAACAAAGGGAAGATCTGTGAGCACTGGGATTCCATTCAACAAATTCCTAAGAAATCAGCAAATCCAAACAAAATGTACTGA